A section of the Nitrospirota bacterium genome encodes:
- a CDS encoding ATP-binding cassette domain-containing protein: MELRVQICKKLDNFTLNTDWTMGNEFTVLFGRSGAGKSLTLKMIAGLITPDSGLIELGGTYLFESTKGVNIKPQNRSVGFVFQDLALFPHMTVGQNIAYADRKKDNERVAELTELFYLKGLEAKLPSEISGGQRQRVAIARAIMRNPGCMLLDEPFSALDNPLRVEMRALIKDVKTMLNIPIVFVTHDIYEAFTMADKLIVYSDGRSVQTGTPEEIFSNPVSEEVRSLTDIKSFFVKLKDIC; the protein is encoded by the coding sequence ATGGAATTAAGAGTACAGATTTGTAAAAAATTAGACAATTTCACTCTCAATACAGACTGGACGATGGGAAACGAGTTTACCGTGCTTTTTGGCCGCTCAGGGGCAGGTAAATCATTAACGCTTAAAATGATAGCAGGATTAATAACACCGGATAGTGGATTAATAGAGTTAGGCGGCACGTATCTTTTTGAAAGCACAAAAGGAGTTAACATAAAGCCGCAAAACCGCTCAGTAGGCTTTGTTTTTCAGGACCTTGCCCTGTTTCCTCATATGACAGTAGGCCAGAACATTGCCTATGCTGACAGGAAAAAAGACAATGAACGGGTAGCTGAACTGACAGAGTTATTTTACTTAAAGGGTCTTGAGGCTAAATTACCTTCTGAAATATCCGGAGGCCAAAGACAACGCGTAGCTATAGCGCGTGCAATAATGCGAAATCCCGGGTGTATGCTCCTTGATGAACCTTTTTCCGCTCTTGACAATCCTTTGAGAGTAGAGATGCGTGCTTTGATAAAAGACGTAAAAACCATGCTTAACATTCCAATTGTCTTTGTAACGCATGACATATACGAGGCATTCACAATGGCTGATAAACTCATTGTTTATAGCGACGGCAGATCGGTTCAAACAGGTACTCCGGAGGAGATATTTTCAAACCCGGTTTCAGAGGAGGTAAGAAGCCTCACTGATATAAAAAGTTTTTTTGTAAAATTGAAGGACATATGCTGA
- the modA gene encoding molybdate ABC transporter substrate-binding protein — protein MKYLNMFLMVTLLLVFSLTANAGEELEVTVSAAISLKDAFEKIGKLFEDSHKGAKVIFNFGASGTLARQIEGGAPVDVFAPAAQKDMDDIEGKGLIAYGTRVNFAGNSVVLIVPASDNVKVTSFDGLKSEKVKKVAIGNPKTVPAGRYATKVLNFYKALPAINDKLILAENVRQVLDYVAKGEVEAGVVYLTDTVVRANEVKTVSTATEESHKPIVYPIALIKGAKNEKISNEFIKTVVSKAGRDILKSYGFKTLK, from the coding sequence ATGAAATATCTTAACATGTTTTTGATGGTAACCTTGTTGCTTGTTTTTTCCTTAACAGCTAATGCCGGTGAGGAGTTGGAGGTTACTGTGTCAGCGGCAATAAGCCTAAAAGACGCATTTGAAAAAATTGGAAAACTTTTTGAAGACAGCCATAAGGGAGCTAAGGTAATATTTAACTTTGGAGCATCGGGAACTCTTGCAAGGCAAATCGAAGGAGGCGCACCTGTTGACGTGTTTGCCCCGGCAGCTCAAAAAGACATGGATGATATAGAAGGTAAAGGGCTAATTGCCTATGGTACCAGAGTGAACTTTGCCGGTAACTCGGTAGTACTCATAGTGCCTGCTTCAGACAATGTCAAGGTCACTTCTTTTGATGGCCTTAAATCCGAAAAGGTAAAAAAGGTGGCTATAGGGAATCCCAAAACAGTCCCTGCCGGACGATATGCTACTAAGGTGCTTAACTTTTACAAGGCTCTTCCCGCTATTAACGATAAACTGATTTTGGCCGAAAACGTACGACAGGTACTGGATTATGTGGCAAAAGGTGAGGTTGAGGCAGGCGTTGTGTACTTAACTGACACAGTGGTAAGAGCAAATGAAGTCAAAACAGTTTCTACAGCTACTGAGGAAAGCCATAAACCGATAGTGTATCCAATAGCTCTTATTAAGGGAGCTAAAAACGAAAAAATATCTAACGAATTTATTAAGACTGTAGTATCGAAGGCCGGGCGGGATATACTGAAAAGTTATGGATTTAAAACACTTAAGTAA